One Salvelinus namaycush isolate Seneca chromosome 4, SaNama_1.0, whole genome shotgun sequence genomic window carries:
- the LOC120045648 gene encoding protein phosphatase 1 regulatory subunit 3C-B-like, producing the protein MPGPIMPVDIAMQMYITHSPPLRSFLSSYENLRVKNRENHYKPLRPCISSQRPLEARKSPKTTIKIPKGKKKVVFADSKGMSLTAIHVFSKFDEKPVFSDLQFDLTDLENANMELKVSTMRSLALDFPQPAADYLAFRNRLLKDSVCLENCTLQERSLTGTVKVRNLGFEKSVQVRLTVDSWKTHTDIDCTFMNNVYSCQDTDTFTFVFDLPSYVHPYNKVEFCICFKSKKQVFWDNNDGENYMLKPIGWNGEDVQTLSKTIVEHKNGNKLLEMEFDQFGSPRLSSGLFPGWQSLGRIENGANYW; encoded by the coding sequence ATGCCAGGCCCTATTATGCCTGTAGATATTGCTATGCAGATGTACATCACACACTCTCCACCTCTCAGGAGCTTCCTCAGCTCCTATGAGAACTTGAGGGTCAAGAACCGGGAAAACCACTACAAGCCCCTCCGGCCCTGCATTAGCTCCCAAAGGCCCTTGGAGGCCCGGAAGAGCCCCAAGACCACCATAAAGATCCCCAAAGGCAAGAAGAAAGTGGTCTTTGCCGACTCCAAAGGCATGTCCCTTACAGCCATCCACGTCTTTTCAAAGTTCGATGAAAAGCCTGTGTTCTCCGACTTACAATTTGACCTTACAGACCTGGAGAATGCCAACATGGAGCTGAAGGTCAGCACAATGCGAAGCCTGGCGCTGGACTTCCCCCAACCCGCTGCAGACTATCTGGCCTTCCGGAACCGGCTGTTGAAGGACTCTGTGTGCCTGGAAAACTGCACACTGCAGGAGAGGTCACTCACAGGCACTGTGAAAGTCCGAAACCTTGGCTTTGAGAAATCTGTCCAGGTCCGGTTGACCGTTGACTCATGGAAAACCCACACAGACATTGACTGCACCTTCATGAACAACGTCTACAGTTGCCAGGACACAGATACATTCACCTTTGTCTTCGATCTGCCAAGTTATGTGCATCCTTATAATAAAGTAGAATTTTGCATATGTTTCAAGAGCAAAAAACAGGTTTTCTGGGACAATAATGATGGGGAAAACTACATGCTCAAACCCATTGGGTGGAATGGAGAGGATGTGCAAACACTGTCCAAAACCATTGTTGAGCACAAGAACGGCAATAAACTACTGGAGATGGAGTTTGACCAGTTTGGAAGTCCCCGTTTATCAAGTGGACTCTTTCCTGGGTGGCAAAGCTTGGGCAGAATTGAGAATGGTGCCAACTACTGGTGA